CCACACGTCCCACGATCACGTCGGCGAACTTCGGATAGATCCCCGTTCCCGGACGCTTGAACGTGAGCATGTCGCGGGTTATCTCCGTTCCGGCGGAAATCTCCCTCGCCGAGACGATGCTTCGGCGCGCGAACCGGTAGGCGGCCGCCTCGGCCTCGACCGGCCCCTTCTCGTACCGCCCCATTGCCTTCTCGATCGTGCGAATGGCGTGCATCATCTGCTTCAGCTCGGGCGGATCGATGGAGAGATGGTGGTCGGGGCTGCCGGGAAGCGCCTTGTCCACCGTATAGTGCTTCTCGACCGCGACCGCCCCCAAAGCCACCGCGGCCTGCGGTACGGCAATACCGAGCGTGTGATCCGAGAGTCCCACCGGTATCTCGGGAAAGGACGCTTTCATATGCAGCATCATTCTCAAGTTGGCGTTCTCCGCCTCACAGGGGTACTGGAGCGTACAGTGAAGGAGAACGATCTGATCGTTGCCGTGATTTCGCAGCACCTCCACGGCTTCGCCGATCTCGGCAATGGTCGCGAGGCCGGTGGACAGGACGACGGGCTTGTTCTTGGACGCTACTTTCCCGAGCAGCGGGTGATCGGTGAGATCCGCCGATGCGATCTTGAAGCCGGGTGCCCCGAGATCGTCGAGCATGTCGACGGCCTCGTCGTCGAATGGAGCCGAGAAGCAAAAAATTCCCTCCGACTTCGCGTAGCCGAAAAGGGCCTCGTGCTCGTCGCGTCCGAAGCTGTCGAGCTTTCTAAACGTATCGAACTGGCTTCCCTGCGGGTCGTCGGGCTCGATCCAGTAGCGCGGTGCGGTTCGCGTCGATATCTTTCCCGCCTTGTAGCTCTGGAACTTGATCGCGTCGGCTCCCGCTCGCTTCGCCTCCCGGATGAGCCTCTTGCCGAGCTCGAGATCGCCGTTGTGATTGACTCCGGCCTCGGCGATGACGAACGCGGGATGGCCCTCGCCGATGAGCCGCCCGCCGAAATCTACTGGTTTCATCACTCTCCCCGGGCGCTTCCGTCGAGCGCGACGGAGCGGACGTTCGCGGCACTATGCCGGATATGCTCGTTAATCGCGCGGAGACCGGGCTCCTCGTCGAGCAGACGAATGGCCGCTTCCGTCGCGAGCACCCGTCCCGGACGGTAGAGTCTATCGAAGATGCGCTCCATGAGCACGAGGTCCTCGGGCTCGTCTACCGTCAAGCGGTATTCCGGCCGATAGAGAGATTCGGGGAGCGTTTCCCGGACGATGCGGAACTTCTCCGGATTTTCCTTTATATATAAGGTTACGAGCTCGGAGCGATGACGGGGCTCGCCGTCCCGGTGGCTCGCTTCCAAGGCTCGGCGCGAGATCACTTCCGAAAGGATTCCCATGAGAAGAGCGTCGCCAGGCACATACGTGTAGTCGGCGTCTTCTTGAACGTGGCGGGCAACGAGCCGCTCGATGAGAGGAAGGTCGGTCAGAGGGTTGTCGCCGGTGACCCGAACCACGTGCTCGACGTCCCAAAGGCGCGCGATTTCCACGTACCGGCCCAGCACATCCTCCTCGTCGCCCCGATAGGTACCGATTTCGAGGCTCCCCGCAAGCTCCACCAAGGGATCGTTGTCCTTCGATCGCGACGTCGCGAGAATCACGCGACCGGTCCCGAAGACCGCACTCAGGCGCAGCAAGAGATGCTCGAGGAGAGGCTTTCCCGCGAGGGGAGCGAGGGCTTTCCCCGGGCAGCGGGTCGAGCGCATCCGCGCCGACACGACGATGGGTACGTTACTCGAAGAGATCATCAGTCAACGGCTCCCAGGCGGGGATGTCGCGCTTCGGCTTGCGTCCGATGAGGCGTGGACTATCGCTCGGAGCGAGACCGGTCTCGTTCCGTACGAACGCGAGCCCGTCGCGGGTCAGGGGCTCACCCCTGGACAACGGCTTCCGGCTCACGACCGCTCGACGCATGAGCCGATGGTAGCTCTCTGAGCTGGCGCCGGCCGGCAGCGTTTTCCGCCCCACCGCCTTTTCCGCCTCCCGGATGAGCTCGACCATGGCCTTGAAGGTGTCCTCTTCGAGCGCCGACTCGAAATCGAACCCTCGGGCGCTCCGGTCGACAGTAATGTGCTTCTCGACCAGATCGGCGCCGAACGCGACTGAGAGCATCGGAAGGACCGTGGCCATCGGTGAGCCGCCATCCACGTGGTCGAGAAACCCAACCGGGAGGCCGAAGGTCCGTTTCAGCGTCCCGATGTACGCAAGATGGGAGTCCTCGATACGGGTGGGGAAATTCTGTACGCCGTGGAGCAACATGATGTCGAGATTCCCTTCTCTCGAGGCAGCCGCAAGCGCCTTTTCCACGGCTCCGAGCCCGAGACCTCCGGTGGCGATGAGTAGCGGACGTCCGGTGGCGGAGACGTGCCGGATGAACTCGGCGTTCTCGACGTCGGTCGAGTGAATCTTGTATGCCGCCACCGCATGCCGTTCGGCGAGGACGAGGCTTTGGCGATCGAACACTTCCACGAGCATCGCGAGTCCCGACGCTTCGGTTTCGGCCAGCACGGAGTCCCATTCGCCGTCGGACAGCTCGATCTGCCGAAACGTCGGAAAGCGAGGATCGTTGGGAGCGATGAGCTCCTCCGCCCGGAACATCTGAAACTTGACTCCGTCGGCGCCTGCCTGACGGGCGCTTCGCGCCAGCTTCCGAGCGAGCGATGCCTCACCCTGATGAGCGGAGGCCACTTCGGCAAGGATGAAGGCGGGCGCTCCCTCTCCGACCGGACGGTCACCGATCTTCATGGTCGTGATCTCCATCGATGAACTCTGTCATTACCCGATGATTCTACTCTTTGCCGTTTCGAGGATGGCGGCAACGATGCGGTCGGTCGACCGCCCGTCAGCCCCATAGGCGAAGTCCTGAATGTACGTTCGCCGGCGCTGC
This region of Vicinamibacteria bacterium genomic DNA includes:
- a CDS encoding N-acetylneuraminate synthase family protein, coding for MEITTMKIGDRPVGEGAPAFILAEVASAHQGEASLARKLARSARQAGADGVKFQMFRAEELIAPNDPRFPTFRQIELSDGEWDSVLAETEASGLAMLVEVFDRQSLVLAERHAVAAYKIHSTDVENAEFIRHVSATGRPLLIATGGLGLGAVEKALAAASREGNLDIMLLHGVQNFPTRIEDSHLAYIGTLKRTFGLPVGFLDHVDGGSPMATVLPMLSVAFGADLVEKHITVDRSARGFDFESALEEDTFKAMVELIREAEKAVGRKTLPAGASSESYHRLMRRAVVSRKPLSRGEPLTRDGLAFVRNETGLAPSDSPRLIGRKPKRDIPAWEPLTDDLFE
- a CDS encoding N-acetylneuraminate synthase family protein codes for the protein MKPVDFGGRLIGEGHPAFVIAEAGVNHNGDLELGKRLIREAKRAGADAIKFQSYKAGKISTRTAPRYWIEPDDPQGSQFDTFRKLDSFGRDEHEALFGYAKSEGIFCFSAPFDDEAVDMLDDLGAPGFKIASADLTDHPLLGKVASKNKPVVLSTGLATIAEIGEAVEVLRNHGNDQIVLLHCTLQYPCEAENANLRMMLHMKASFPEIPVGLSDHTLGIAVPQAAVALGAVAVEKHYTVDKALPGSPDHHLSIDPPELKQMMHAIRTIEKAMGRYEKGPVEAEAAAYRFARRSIVSAREISAGTEITRDMLTFKRPGTGIYPKFADVIVGRVAKVTIPEDTVLEWSML
- a CDS encoding NTP transferase domain-containing protein translates to MISSSNVPIVVSARMRSTRCPGKALAPLAGKPLLEHLLLRLSAVFGTGRVILATSRSKDNDPLVELAGSLEIGTYRGDEEDVLGRYVEIARLWDVEHVVRVTGDNPLTDLPLIERLVARHVQEDADYTYVPGDALLMGILSEVISRRALEASHRDGEPRHRSELVTLYIKENPEKFRIVRETLPESLYRPEYRLTVDEPEDLVLMERIFDRLYRPGRVLATEAAIRLLDEEPGLRAINEHIRHSAANVRSVALDGSARGE